Genomic window (Brevibacterium paucivorans):
TCTTCGTGTTTGGGTCAAACGACTTCCACGGCCCTGCTGTGAAAAACCCGGCCAGATACCTCATGGGTCCTAGCGAGGTAAAAGAGGCTGAGCCTGACCTTCCGGCTGACGACCTTCGCCGGGCGCTCACATTGCGCGAGTGGAACTTCGTGGACAACTGCAACGCAACTCTCGAGGTCAAAGGGGTGAAAATCAGCGTCTCTGGTCTGGGCGATGCGCACATGAACAACGCGCACATCAGTCAAGAACACCCACACTTCGAAACCGGTGCCGATCTCAACGTGGGCGTGACCCACTCACCTTATTCCACCTCGGTCGACGCACTGATCGACGCGGGAGCTCAGATGGTCTTTGCCGGTCACACCCACGGCGGCCAGATCCGCATCCCCGGATACGGGGCGCCCGTCACCAACTCTGACCGACCTCGGGACGAAGCGCGCGGCCTGTTTACACGCTCAGGAGTCCCTGTTCACATCAGTGCAGGACTGGGCTTTTCGATCTTCGCGCCGGTGCGATTTGCATGCCCACCCGAGGTGACTCT
Coding sequences:
- a CDS encoding metallophosphoesterase; this translates as MDTKNILRLAVGVGGTCAVAAGVWGACIEPHLFTVRHLTCRVLPQGSAPLRVLHISDLHVAPWQKHKINWVRALAKLQPDLVINTGDNFGFNSLDTVIHTLAPLTAFPGIFVFGSNDFHGPAVKNPARYLMGPSEVKEAEPDLPADDLRRALTLREWNFVDNCNATLEVKGVKISVSGLGDAHMNNAHISQEHPHFETGADLNVGVTHSPYSTSVDALIDAGAQMVFAGHTHGGQIRIPGYGAPVTNSDRPRDEARGLFTRSGVPVHISAGLGFSIFAPVRFACPPEVTLMELVARES